The following proteins come from a genomic window of Ignavibacteriota bacterium:
- a CDS encoding restriction endonuclease, which yields MEHEFTKKIKSILKQAFPKTFDKIFATSELLQYLNIKTKSANRGSKSRGSFANLYAIYVLVEDYVAKGFNKSGRYKNYEGAIFSDLFERQRELPFGQKLQNHALNHRMNEEFKKYFPTCEYIPILRDHLSNKYWFNQNLLRIRISKKNFDIAETVMKVIDAYVEAKKSAFDKFIQFCEDAEKYKDEKLIRFISDLLQPSVDARIFEIVSYSILKYYYHNQKLYWGFDPDEIRKDNLKLYKTGRTNANDGGIDFVMKPLGRFFQVTETVDVKKYFLDIDKIEKYPITFVVKSTDSIEAIKQKIQKQAERQYAVTMIVTRYMSCIEEIINIPGLLSIFQTVVEEGNLNKVLGEIIRQSKVEFNYNDDSEESDLENRKEQLEV from the coding sequence ATGGAACACGAATTCACGAAAAAAATCAAAAGTATCTTAAAGCAGGCATTTCCAAAAACGTTTGATAAGATATTTGCTACGAGTGAATTGCTCCAATATCTGAACATCAAAACTAAGTCTGCAAATAGAGGCTCGAAATCAAGAGGGAGTTTTGCCAATCTCTATGCTATTTATGTTTTAGTTGAGGATTACGTAGCAAAAGGATTCAATAAATCAGGACGATATAAGAACTATGAAGGTGCAATATTTTCTGACCTGTTTGAAAGACAAAGAGAACTTCCTTTTGGTCAGAAATTACAAAACCATGCACTGAACCACAGAATGAATGAGGAGTTCAAAAAGTATTTTCCAACATGTGAATATATTCCCATTCTTCGAGACCATCTATCGAATAAATATTGGTTTAATCAAAATCTCCTACGTATTCGAATCAGCAAAAAGAATTTTGATATTGCTGAGACTGTTATGAAAGTCATTGATGCTTACGTAGAAGCGAAGAAAAGCGCATTTGATAAATTTATTCAGTTTTGTGAAGATGCCGAAAAATACAAAGACGAAAAACTCATCCGATTTATTTCGGATTTACTTCAACCATCGGTGGACGCGCGTATTTTTGAGATTGTTAGCTACAGTATTCTGAAGTATTATTATCATAATCAAAAATTGTATTGGGGCTTCGATCCGGATGAAATCCGAAAAGATAATTTGAAATTATATAAGACAGGAAGAACAAATGCTAATGACGGTGGAATTGATTTTGTCATGAAACCACTTGGGAGGTTTTTCCAAGTTACAGAAACGGTAGATGTAAAAAAGTATTTCTTAGATATTGATAAGATTGAAAAATATCCAATTACCTTTGTTGTCAAGTCTACTGACTCAATAGAAGCAATCAAACAAAAAATTCAAAAACAGGCAGAAAGACAATATGCTGTAACAATGATTGTTACACGTTACATGTCGTGTATTGAAGAAATTATCAATATTCCCGGATTGCTTTCAATATTTCAGACTGTAGTTGAAGAAGGTAATTTGAACAAAGTACTCGGTGAAATAATCAGGCAAAGTAAAGTAGAGTTCAACTATAATGACGATTCAGAAGAATCTGATTTGGAAAATCGAAAAGAACAATTGGAGGTCTGA
- the yhdJ gene encoding adenine-specific DNA-methyltransferase, translated as MKTFQKNGHKIIWGDVLEVLDIFEDKSIDLIFADPPYNIGKMFVDVPDKWQSDSAYLQWCYTWLELCVTKLKDTGSLYVMTATQNMPYFDIFLRERLTILSRIVWTYDSSSVQARKYFGSLYEPILHCVKDANNYTFNADDILVDARTGAVRKLIDYRKSIPTVYNSKKVPGNVWQIHRVRYRMDEYENHPTQKPIALLERIIKASSNEGDLVVDPFSGTFTTSYVSKQLKRKSVGIEINEEYVKVGLRRLQITSEYNGELLQRERKSYELPVDEKQTTLALFEKKKQWNTNSRKKSKVS; from the coding sequence ATGAAGACATTTCAAAAGAATGGTCATAAAATAATCTGGGGCGATGTTCTTGAAGTCCTTGACATATTTGAGGACAAATCTATTGATTTGATTTTTGCTGACCCGCCGTACAATATCGGGAAAATGTTTGTCGATGTACCTGATAAATGGCAGTCGGATAGCGCCTATCTTCAATGGTGCTACACGTGGCTTGAGCTCTGTGTAACAAAGCTTAAAGATACTGGTTCGCTTTATGTAATGACTGCGACGCAGAACATGCCCTACTTTGATATTTTTCTTCGTGAAAGACTTACAATTTTATCCCGAATCGTTTGGACGTATGACAGTTCAAGTGTACAGGCGAGGAAGTATTTTGGTTCTTTGTATGAACCGATACTTCACTGTGTAAAAGATGCAAACAATTATACTTTTAATGCGGATGATATTTTGGTTGACGCCCGAACAGGCGCTGTTCGAAAATTGATAGATTACAGGAAGTCAATACCGACTGTTTATAATTCAAAGAAAGTTCCGGGAAATGTCTGGCAAATTCATCGAGTCCGTTATCGTATGGATGAATATGAAAACCATCCCACCCAAAAACCGATTGCATTATTGGAAAGAATTATAAAGGCAAGTAGTAATGAGGGCGACTTAGTAGTTGACCCGTTTTCGGGAACGTTTACAACATCCTATGTATCGAAACAACTCAAAAGAAAATCAGTAGGTATTGAAATCAATGAAGAGTATGTTAAAGTCGGTCTTCGCCGTTTACAAATTACATCTGAATACAACGGTGAATTGTTACAACGAGAAAGAAAGTCATACGAATTACCCGTAGATGAAAAACAAACAACTCTTGCTTTGTTTGAAAAGAAAAAACAATGGAACACGAATTCACGAAAAAAATCAAAAGTATCTTAA
- the ligA gene encoding NAD-dependent DNA ligase LigA has product MKADKTTIKRIEQLRSELRRHDYLYYIDAKPEISDAQYDGMMRELQSLEAEYPELVTPDSPTQRVGGEPTKEFPTVQHVVPMLSLANSYTEEELLDFDKRVRNLLGDEQYQYSCELKFDGVSLSLHYENGLLVRGVTRGDGTQGDDITNNVKTIRSIPLRIESSNKNLLNCEVRGEVMMFKKDFDEMNEARAKAGEEKFINPRNTTAGTLKLQDSKIVAQRKLRFYAYYLRSNTGSFKSHFENIQMLRKVGFPVSEHATVCDGIEGVVEYWRRMESLRDTLPYEIDGVVVKVDSLAQQERLGAIAKSPRWAIASKFASRKGETQLRGITLQVGRIGTVTPVAELEPVFVGGSTVSRASLYNEDYIQELDIRVGDTVIVEKGGDVIPKVSGVVLEKRPKNSKRFVFPKKCPECASPLIRLEGEANYYCENYECPMQIRGRIQHWAMRGAMDIEGLGEAVVDQLVEHGFVHNIADLYDLHNHKEKLLELERWGEKSVQNLLDGIEQSKQKPFHRVLYSIGIRHVGAGVAQVLTEHFVSIDELAKANEDELQSIYEIGPRIAESIGKFFADKHHREIIERLKRAGLKLQSDKKKSTGPFSGKTFVLTGTLSHFTRNQAKEIIEKLGGKIASSVSKSVSIVIVGEEAGSKLDKAKKLGIELWDEERFKNEISG; this is encoded by the coding sequence ATGAAAGCAGACAAAACGACCATAAAACGTATCGAGCAATTAAGGAGTGAGTTGCGTCGGCATGATTATCTCTATTATATAGATGCGAAGCCGGAGATTTCCGATGCGCAATATGACGGGATGATGCGGGAATTGCAATCGCTTGAAGCGGAATATCCGGAACTTGTTACGCCCGATTCTCCAACGCAGCGGGTTGGCGGCGAGCCGACAAAGGAATTCCCAACGGTTCAGCATGTTGTCCCGATGCTGAGTTTGGCAAATTCATATACTGAAGAGGAATTGCTTGATTTTGACAAACGAGTTCGGAATTTGCTTGGTGATGAACAATATCAATACTCATGTGAACTCAAGTTCGACGGTGTTTCCCTCAGTTTGCATTATGAGAATGGGCTTCTTGTTCGGGGAGTAACCCGCGGCGATGGTACACAAGGCGATGACATCACCAACAACGTGAAAACCATTCGCTCAATCCCGCTTCGGATAGAGAGTTCAAACAAAAATTTATTAAACTGTGAAGTGCGCGGCGAGGTGATGATGTTCAAAAAAGATTTTGATGAGATGAACGAAGCGCGGGCGAAAGCCGGAGAGGAAAAGTTTATCAACCCCAGAAACACAACGGCAGGAACATTGAAACTGCAAGACTCGAAAATTGTAGCGCAACGGAAGTTGAGATTTTACGCGTACTATTTGAGAAGCAACACAGGAAGTTTCAAAAGTCATTTTGAAAATATACAGATGCTGAGGAAAGTCGGTTTCCCGGTAAGTGAACATGCGACAGTTTGCGATGGGATTGAAGGAGTTGTGGAGTATTGGAGGAGGATGGAATCGTTGCGTGACACGCTTCCGTATGAAATTGACGGAGTTGTTGTGAAGGTGGATTCGCTTGCACAACAGGAACGACTTGGCGCAATTGCTAAAAGTCCGCGCTGGGCGATTGCAAGTAAGTTTGCCTCACGGAAAGGTGAGACTCAACTTCGGGGAATTACTTTGCAGGTGGGAAGAATCGGAACAGTTACTCCTGTGGCGGAACTTGAACCGGTGTTTGTCGGTGGCTCGACGGTGAGTCGTGCATCGCTCTACAATGAAGATTACATTCAGGAACTCGACATTCGTGTCGGCGATACGGTGATTGTTGAGAAAGGGGGGGATGTTATTCCGAAAGTTTCCGGCGTTGTGTTGGAGAAGCGTCCGAAGAATTCCAAGCGATTTGTTTTTCCGAAAAAATGTCCTGAATGTGCATCGCCGCTTATCCGGCTTGAAGGCGAAGCGAATTACTATTGTGAGAATTATGAATGTCCGATGCAAATTCGGGGACGCATCCAACATTGGGCGATGCGCGGCGCGATGGATATTGAAGGACTGGGTGAAGCGGTCGTTGACCAGCTTGTTGAGCATGGCTTTGTTCATAACATCGCTGACTTGTATGATTTGCATAATCACAAAGAGAAGTTGCTTGAACTCGAACGTTGGGGCGAAAAGAGTGTTCAGAACTTGCTCGATGGAATCGAACAAAGCAAGCAAAAACCATTTCATCGTGTTTTATATTCAATTGGGATTCGACATGTTGGCGCGGGCGTTGCTCAGGTGCTGACAGAACATTTCGTTTCGATAGACGAACTTGCAAAAGCAAATGAAGATGAATTACAATCAATCTATGAAATAGGACCGAGGATTGCTGAAAGCATCGGCAAGTTTTTTGCCGACAAACATCATCGGGAAATCATCGAGCGATTGAAACGTGCCGGTTTGAAACTTCAATCAGACAAGAAAAAATCAACCGGACCGTTTTCAGGAAAAACGTTTGTCCTTACCGGAACGCTTTCTCATTTCACGCGAAACCAAGCCAAAGAGATTATTGAAAAACTTGGTGGCAAGATCGCTTCGAGTGTTTCCAAAAGTGTCAGCATTGTCATCGTCGGTGAAGAAGCAGGTTCAAAACTTGATAAAGCGAAGAAATTGGGGATTGAGTTGTGGGATGAGGAGAGATTTAAGAATGAAATTTCAGGATAG
- a CDS encoding DUF4115 domain-containing protein yields MNDIGAKLKQAREEKGCSLDDVAQSTRINKKYLEALEDGKPIALPELYIQSFIKDYAEFVGVELHEQSTTGKQEQPSGRISSTVSSQVTTTNLPGSSAMKYPEILKPKRSHQFRILFLITVVILVSFIGLLYWKNSISESPSVQEVRFADVVNEWETKQVSDSVASPFLSDSTDTSFALDSLVLEGSAVESVWVRIVIDGAEIKEQTLPPLGRIRCEGRQYFELSTDNARGIILTFNGERIGILSQMKKPMWNVTIAPSTLDKLQKIAGGKQ; encoded by the coding sequence GTGAACGATATCGGCGCCAAACTGAAACAGGCGAGGGAAGAGAAGGGATGTTCACTCGATGATGTTGCTCAATCAACCCGCATCAATAAAAAATATCTTGAAGCGCTCGAAGATGGAAAACCCATTGCGTTGCCGGAGTTGTACATTCAATCGTTCATCAAAGATTATGCAGAATTTGTTGGAGTAGAATTGCATGAACAATCAACGACAGGTAAACAAGAACAACCGAGCGGAAGAATCTCCTCGACCGTTTCTTCTCAGGTAACTACAACAAATCTTCCGGGCTCATCGGCGATGAAGTACCCGGAAATTTTGAAGCCGAAACGAAGTCATCAGTTTAGAATTCTCTTTCTTATCACGGTTGTTATCCTTGTCAGTTTTATCGGGCTTTTATATTGGAAAAATTCAATTTCGGAAAGTCCGAGTGTACAGGAAGTGCGATTTGCCGATGTCGTGAACGAGTGGGAGACAAAACAAGTTTCGGATTCCGTTGCGTCGCCGTTTCTTTCGGATTCGACTGATACAAGTTTTGCGCTCGACAGTTTAGTGCTAGAAGGTTCAGCGGTGGAAAGTGTGTGGGTACGGATTGTCATTGATGGGGCGGAAATCAAAGAGCAAACATTGCCGCCGTTAGGTCGGATTCGATGCGAAGGAAGGCAGTACTTTGAACTATCAACGGATAACGCGCGCGGAATTATTCTCACGTTCAACGGTGAGCGAATCGGGATTCTCAGTCAAATGAAAAAGCCGATGTGGAACGTTACGATCGCGCCAAGCACGCTTGATAAATTACAAAAGATTGCAGGGGGAAAGCAGTGA
- a CDS encoding PAS domain S-box protein, whose protein sequence is MTKILFRFRNFYKTLGLVEQSQIVASTSVVVAMVTIAAAHFLAGEEIRWLDFVTVITVGIMGFLSVYFSLKYGRQLEEQRREMLELNNITEAVSHSVELNYVLQSALVKVMELMGAECGWIYLVENQKLKLLHQNGTTANCFPPNTSATDEILLWTRKPGMHLTNEEKIRTTISDDFKQENIQQLVSIPLERQGQYAGVLIIASKQERRFAPKKITLIQAFGNQISVALQNASLFEQIKQSERLYADLYEQSPDMYHSIDRNGIIVSCNFTESHNLGYTKEEIIGKPLTVLYPPVHHEKIKKNIQKMMEGEILRGVEEQVQRKDGTLIEVSLNTSVVLNSDGKPVSIRMVLRDITEKKMLEEKILQAQKIDSIGNLAGGIAHDFNNILTSILGSASLMRRRMVIEPQWVKYVDLIETASRRGAALTRQLLTFARKNNPYVRIVDVNEIIDETRRLFEPTIPKSIVIRTVLSPEPVFIEADEGQIQQALLNLCLNARDAMPNGGMLTVTCKAVTIKEEDVQQFADAKSGQFVMLTIVDSGVGIPSNVMNKIFEPFFTTKEQGKGTGLGLAVVYGVVRGHNGYINVDSEVGAGTVFTIYLPRVMNGKQPPKAKQTTSKLVGGTEHILMIEDEATVGEIGVDILRDLGYKVQIARNGMEAIQMLVESRETYHLVVLDMNMPKLGGRSTFEYLRKHHPHIKVLVCSGYSAQMLEDGHFMSSIHGFIQKPYELDDFAMTIRSVLDGVETE, encoded by the coding sequence ATGACGAAAATACTTTTCCGCTTCAGAAATTTCTATAAAACGCTTGGGTTAGTCGAGCAGTCCCAAATTGTCGCTTCGACTTCGGTTGTGGTGGCGATGGTGACAATTGCCGCGGCGCATTTTCTCGCAGGCGAAGAAATTCGCTGGCTTGACTTTGTTACGGTTATTACGGTCGGCATTATGGGATTTCTCAGCGTTTATTTTTCGCTGAAGTACGGTCGTCAGTTAGAGGAACAACGACGGGAAATGCTTGAATTGAATAACATCACAGAGGCAGTGAGTCATTCCGTCGAGTTGAATTATGTTCTTCAAAGCGCGCTCGTCAAGGTGATGGAGTTGATGGGCGCAGAGTGCGGGTGGATTTATCTTGTCGAAAATCAAAAACTCAAATTGCTTCATCAGAACGGAACGACCGCGAATTGTTTTCCACCGAATACTTCTGCTACGGATGAAATTCTTCTTTGGACACGGAAGCCGGGGATGCACCTGACAAACGAAGAGAAAATCCGCACAACCATCTCGGACGATTTCAAACAGGAAAATATTCAACAACTTGTTTCGATTCCGCTGGAACGTCAGGGACAATATGCGGGTGTGTTGATTATCGCGAGTAAGCAGGAACGGAGATTTGCACCGAAGAAAATCACGCTCATTCAGGCGTTTGGAAATCAAATCAGCGTAGCGTTACAGAACGCATCGCTGTTTGAACAAATCAAACAATCGGAGCGGCTCTATGCCGACCTGTATGAACAATCGCCCGATATGTATCATAGCATTGACCGGAACGGAATTATCGTGAGTTGCAATTTCACAGAAAGTCATAATCTCGGCTACACGAAGGAGGAAATAATCGGGAAACCGTTGACAGTGTTGTATCCTCCCGTTCATCATGAAAAAATCAAAAAAAATATTCAGAAGATGATGGAAGGTGAAATCCTTCGCGGCGTTGAGGAACAGGTGCAACGGAAAGACGGTACACTTATCGAAGTGAGTTTGAATACGTCAGTTGTTTTGAACAGTGACGGAAAACCTGTGTCGATACGGATGGTGCTGAGAGACATCACGGAGAAAAAAATGCTCGAAGAAAAAATTCTTCAGGCGCAGAAGATTGACAGTATCGGAAATCTTGCAGGCGGCATTGCCCACGACTTCAACAACATTCTCACTTCGATTCTCGGTTCTGCATCGCTCATGCGCAGGCGGATGGTCATCGAGCCGCAGTGGGTGAAGTATGTTGATTTGATTGAAACAGCATCGCGGCGCGGCGCGGCATTGACAAGACAACTTCTCACGTTTGCGCGGAAAAACAATCCGTACGTGCGTATCGTTGACGTTAATGAAATTATTGATGAGACACGTCGCTTGTTCGAGCCGACGATTCCGAAATCCATAGTTATTCGAACGGTTCTTTCACCTGAACCGGTATTTATTGAAGCGGATGAGGGACAAATTCAACAAGCGTTGTTGAATTTGTGTTTGAATGCGCGCGACGCTATGCCAAACGGTGGAATGTTAACCGTAACTTGTAAGGCGGTAACCATTAAAGAAGAAGATGTTCAACAATTTGCCGATGCAAAGTCGGGACAGTTTGTCATGTTGACGATTGTTGATTCAGGAGTCGGGATTCCGTCGAATGTTATGAATAAAATATTCGAGCCGTTCTTCACAACAAAAGAGCAAGGGAAGGGAACCGGACTTGGTTTAGCCGTTGTCTATGGCGTTGTTCGCGGACATAACGGCTACATTAATGTTGATAGTGAAGTCGGAGCAGGAACAGTATTCACAATTTACTTGCCTCGGGTGATGAACGGAAAGCAACCTCCGAAGGCAAAGCAGACGACATCGAAACTTGTCGGTGGTACGGAACATATTTTAATGATTGAAGACGAAGCAACGGTCGGTGAAATCGGTGTGGACATTTTGCGAGACCTTGGCTATAAGGTTCAGATAGCACGCAACGGGATGGAAGCAATACAGATGCTTGTAGAAAGTCGAGAAACCTATCACCTTGTTGTGCTTGATATGAACATGCCGAAACTCGGCGGTCGTTCGACGTTTGAATATTTGAGAAAACATCATCCGCACATTAAAGTACTTGTGTGTAGCGGGTACAGCGCGCAGATGTTGGAGGATGGTCATTTTATGAGTTCGATTCACGGTTTCATTCAAAAGCCGTATGAGTTAGATGACTTTGCGATGACAATTCGTTCCGTGCTTGATGGAGTGGAAACAGAGTGA